The [Clostridium] scindens ATCC 35704 nucleotide sequence CCAGACGCCCGTTACCACAACGGAGCATAAAATCGGAAAAGTTACTTACCTTGTATGTTCGTCCGCAAGTGAACGCGCAACGGACACACTGGATAAAAAGATAAAGAAGCTCATTCGCAAGGACATGGAGCTGAACCCCGCAAACGCCCGGAA carries:
- a CDS encoding transposon-encoded TnpW family protein, translating into MDLLLFIDCIICLRKKGGFSLTQNQTPVTTTEHKIGKVTYLVCSSASERATDTLDKKIKKLIRKDMELNPANARK